The Deltaproteobacteria bacterium DNA segment GTCCGGCAATTGACGCGCAAGCGTTGAAGGGAGGTTCAGGAGTTGGCCTTGCAAAAGAGGCGCCGAGGTCATCACCGAAATTTTCCGCGCGCCGGCCACGGGCAGAATGGGCACGCTCTTTCCCTGAAGAGACTGATTGGAAATGCTCACCGCCTCGAGCATGGCCATGCTGTAGGGGAGCTGGATCGCCTGAAAATGGTGGCCGGAACCCCCCGCCTTTTCGGCTGTTGAAAGAACGCGCTCCAGAGAAATGTGCTCCGCCATCCCCGCCGGCTCGCGAAAGGCGCTCCAGGTGGCAAGACCGTAGAACTGGATCTTTCCGCGGGCGACATTTTCCTCAAAGAGGGCGAATGCCTTTGCCAGCCGGTCGTAAAAAACCTCCTCCCCCGTAACCGGCAGTTGGGTTTCGGGATTGTGGAGATAATAAATGTCGATTGTATCCAGACCAAGGTTGGAAAGGCTCAACTCGATCTGTTCCTGAAGATAGGCGGGGTGCATGCAGTGGCAGTTGGCCACAATGTCTTCCGGCGCCACCCGCCCGCTGTCGATCCACTTTTTTCGGATATAGGCCTCCATGTTGGAGACCGGCTGGAAGTCAAAAGGGATGAATCCCCCCTTGGTGGCGATGACAACCTGATTCCTTGAGACGGTTTTGGAATCGATCAGCCGGGCCAGCGTCCGGCCGATCACCCGTTCGCTCCGCTGGCAACGGTAATTGACCGCCGTGTCGATGATATTGCATCCTCTCGATATCGCGGAGGCAATGGCCTCCTCGTA contains these protein-coding regions:
- a CDS encoding aldo/keto reductase, which gives rise to MIPPKGATPEGTLKFQKAQKNAVHADKWRLIKDLKVSALGLGTYLGAYDDAVDLLYEEAIASAISRGCNIIDTAVNYRCQRSERVIGRTLARLIDSKTVSRNQVVIATKGGFIPFDFQPVSNMEAYIRKKWIDSGRVAPEDIVANCHCMHPAYLQEQIELSLSNLGLDTIDIYYLHNPETQLPVTGEEVFYDRLAKAFALFEENVARGKIQFYGLATWSAFREPAGMAEHISLERVLSTAEKAGGSGHHFQAIQLPYSMAMLEAVSISNQSLQGKSVPILPVAGARKISVMTSAPLLQGQLLNLPSTLARQLPDSLTLAQKALQFVVSTQKALQFVVSTPGITAAMAGMKKKGHVDENLKGLNCADWDLPTLRKICELLVRG